The DNA segment TCTATCAAGAAATGAAATGAAAAATTTAAGCTACGAAGAACAATCAATAATCACAAGAGGTATCATAAAAGCGGCTGTGTTAATGAGTGAATATGGTGCTGAAAGTATTTTAATAGAACAAACTGCACAAAGATTAGGTAAAGCTTTGGGTGCTAATAGTGTAGAACTTTCACTCATTCCTTCAGCAATAGTTTTAACAACTCTGTACAACGATCAATCAGTTACTACAACAAGAAGAGTTCATCACAAACCTATTAATATGAGTATAGTTTGTGAAATTCAGAAAATAGTTTTAAAAATGGAAAAAAATGACCATGATATAAATTATTTATACACAATTTTAAAAAACATTGAACCAAACTACTATAATCGCTGGTTAGTTGTAATAATGGTAGGACTTGCTTGTAGTAGCTTTGCCTATTTACAAGGTGGTGATTTATTATCATTGGTAACTACATTTGCAGCTTCAAGTATTGCTATGTTTACTAGACAAGAACTCGCAAAGCGAAGATTTGTGATGATTATTACTTTTGGAATAACCGCATTTGTTGCAACTTTAATTGCTGGAATATCAAAAATGTACGGTTTTAGCTCTACTCCAAATATTGCACTTGCAGCCAGTATTTTATTATTAGCACCTGGATTTGCGTTTGTAAACTCTTTTCTAGATTCTTTTAAAGGTTATATGATGATGGGTTGGGGACGTTGGATGGAAGGAAGTATTCTTACACTTGCAACGTCAGTTGGAGTTATTTTTGCTATTGCACTTTTAAAAATTTGAGGTTAACATGGAATTAATTTTAAAACTTGTTATTGAAGGTATTTTTGCTAGTTTTGCCTCTTTAGGATTTGGCATGGTTTTTAATGTCCCTAAATATACATTAAAATATTGTGCACTAGGTGGAGCAATAGTTTATGATTTAAGAACTATATTTTTAAGTTTAGATTTTGGAATAGAAATATCAACATTTTTTGCATCAGCAATTATAGGAATAATTGCTCTTTATTGGTCAAGAAAATATAAAATTCCAAGACCTGTATATACAGTTGCTTCGATTATTCCTATTCTTCCAGGAACATATGCATTTAGTGCCATGATATCTTTAATAGATATAAATAGATACGGAATAAATCCTGAATTAATTGAAATATTTATTCACAATGGTTTAAAATCTGTTTCCATTTTATTTGCTATTACTTTTGGGCTTGTTCTTCCATCTTTATACTTTTTAAGATTGAACAGACCAGTTATTTAATATAACTGGTGTGTTTTTATAAATTCATCATCAATATCTATAATTTTTCTACTTCTTAAAGAATCAATAACCTCTTTTGTGCAATTTACATCACCAGGCCATCTTCTACTAAAGTTATCAAAACTATTTTTATTTGTACCATCAAGACAAAGTGTATTACCTTCTATAAATAAATCCCTATTTGAATCAATATTATTTGTAACTCTCCAAATTAACATATATGGATTTTCTAAATCATTTGCTTTTTCATCAACAATTACTAAAATTTTAATATGAGGAAATAGAGGTTTTAAATCTTCAAAGATATATTTTTGAGATCTTTTTTTATCTACACTAATAACACAAATCGGATTTTTTGTATCTTTATAATATTGTTTAAGACTTCTTATTTCATTCGTAATATTTTGCATTTTATTTAAAAGTTCTGTATCTTCAAGTAAAGTAATACCTAATTCTTGAATTTCATCTCCAGTACAGTCAAGTCCAAGTTTTCCACCAACAGCAAATTTAGGACTAGAGTGATCTAAATGATCAACTACTCCTTTTGTTACTAAAATATCTTCAATATTTATTCTATTTAATATATATCTTATTATCTCATCATGAGAAGTTAGCTTAGGAGCATCATTATTTACAAAAATAGCATGTTTTACAAAACTCATTTGCCCTACTCCCCAAAATGCATGCATCATTTGATTTGCATGTCCTGGATAAAAACTATTTATTTTTGCCAAGATAAGATTATGATAAACACCATTTTCCGGCATATAATAATCTATCAAATCAGGTGCAGTTGTTTTTAAAAGTGGTAAAAATATTCTCTCTGTTGCATACCCCATATATTTATCTTCTAAAGGTGGTTTCCCAACAACTGTTGCTAGAAATACAGGATCTTTTTTAGATGTAATTGCACTAACTTCCATAAAAGGAAACTCTTCTTCTAAAGTATAATAACCTGTATGATCTCCAAAAGGTCCTTCGATTTTTAACTTACTAGTATCAACGAAACCTTCTATAATGTAATCATTATCTTCTGGAACCCAAATATCATTTGTAATAGATTTAACAAGACGTGCTGGAGAATTTTTTACAAATCCATATAACATAAGTTCAAAAACACCAATTGGAAGAGGTGCTTGTCCACACCAAATATACATAGGATCTCCACCAATACCTATACTTACTGGCATTTTTTTGCCAGCTTTTTTATATTCATGGAAAAAATGATTACTATCTTTGTGTATTTGCCAATGCATTCCTAGAGTATTATCAGGAAAAACTTGGAGTCTATACATACCAAGATTTTTTAACTCCCCATTTAAACTTTGTGTATAAACTTGTCCCATAGTAATAAATGGTCCACCATCTTCTTCCCAAGTTGTAATAACTGGTAAATCACTAAGCTTTGCATCATTTCCTAATTTTATAACTTCTTGGCACTCACCTTTTCCTTTTAATTTTTTAGGAATTGTATTTTTTAATGAAAACAACTTACCAAAAGTTGATAACTTCTCACTAAAAGTAACTGGTGGTTTTAATTTTAATAAAGATTCTATCTCTGCTGCTATTTTATTACCATCTCCGATAAATAATTTTACAGCTTCCTCATTACAAAAAACATTCATTAAAACTGGTTCTTTAAATTTCTTATTATTTTTTTTATCTACTACATTTGTAAAAAGAACTGCTTTTGAATCTGGTCTTTTTACCTCAACATAAGCCACATGAGGAACTTCAAGATTTATGTCAAGTTCATCATCAATAATTTTTAAAAGATTGTGTTTTTTTAATAGTTCTATTGCTTTTTTCATAATATTCCTAAAATATATTTTATTGATAGGATTTTATATCATTTTATGCTTTAAGATAAACTAAGTAAAAATAAAATAATTTTTATAAATTAATTTTTAAGCTTATATAAAAATAAGTATTACTTTTTTTCTCATTATATTTTACAAATATGCATTAATTGACCTATAAACTTTGCTTAAAATTTAAAATAAGATACAATCTCCTTTAGTTTAAAATTTACTCATGAGGAAAAAAGATGTCAACTGAGTTAATCCTAGCTTCTACTATTTTCATCGCAATTGGTGTAGTTTTATCTCTGTTCTTTGTCTCAACTAAGCATATTGGGCCAAATAACAAAGACTCTATTATTAAAAATTCTGTCTACGAAAGTGGGGTTACAAACCCAATTGGTACTACAAAAATAAGATTTTCTATTAAATTTTATTTAGTTGCTATATCATTCTTACTGTTTGACGTTGAGTTAGTATATATGTTTCCTTGGGCTATAAATGTTGTAGAACTAGGATATATGGGACTAGTAAAAATGTTCATCTTTATGGGATTATTATTTGCTGGATTAATCTATATCTATAAGAAAAAGGCTTTATTATGGGATTAGGAATTGAATCAAGTTTAGGTGACAGCATACTAACAACAAAGCTTGATGCTGCTGTAAATTGGGGAAGATCTTATTCTCTTTGGCCAATGGCATTCGGAACTGCGTGTTGTGGTATTGAATTTATGGCAGTTGCTGCATCAAGATATGATGTTTCAAGATTTGGAGCTGAAGTTGTAAGATTTTCTCCAAGACAGGCAGATTTACTTATAGTTGCAGGAACAATTTCATACAAACAAGCTCCTATTTTAAAAAAAATATATGAACAAATGTGTGAACCAAAATGGGTTATTTCTATGGGTGCATGTGCTTGTAGTGGTGGTTTTTATGACAACTATGCAACAGTTCAAGGAATCGATGAAATAATTCCTGTAGATGAATATGTAGCTGGTTGTCCTCCAAGACCAGAAGCTGTTCTTGATGCTATTATGAGAATTCAAGAAAAAGCAAAAAATGAATCAATTATAAAAGATAGAGTAAAAGAGTATAAAGGATTTTTAGATGCTTAAATGTGATTTATTAATTGATTCAAAAGATTTAAGAGAGACTATTCTTAGATTAAAAAAAGATGAGGATTATACAATCCTTTTAGATATTGCTGGAATTGATTACTTAAAATTTCCAGATACTACTCCTTCAAGATTTGCACTTGTTTATGTTTTAAGAAGTTCTGATTTTAAAAAAGAAATTACTGTAAAAACTTTTGTAAGTGATGAAACTCTAAGCTTAGATTCAATTTATGATATATTTGCTTCAGCTAACTGGGCTGAAAGAGAAGCTTATGATCAATATGGAATCAAATTTTTAAATCATCCAAACTTAAAAAGAGTTTTAAATCACAAACAATTTATTGGTCATCCTTTAAGAAAAGATTACACTATTACAAAAGGACAAATTTGTACAGAAACAGATGATTTAATGGATGAAATGGCTCCATTACTTGAATCTAAAGGTTACACAAAAGAAGAGATAGAAGACTTAATGCTTTTAAATGTTGGGCCATCTCACCCTGCTTCTCACGGAACAATTAGAAACTTTGTGGCAATGGAAGGAGAAACAATTACTGCTTGTGTAACAGAAATTGGTTATCTACATAGAGGTTTCGAAAAAGCTTGTGAACACCACACATATTCTCAAGTAATTCCATATACAGATAGATTAAATTACTGTAGTGCCATACTAAATAACATTGGTTGGGCTAAAGCAATTGAAGAGATGTTAAATATTGAAATAACTCCTAGAGCAAAAATGATTAGAGTTGTTATTGGAGAACTAAGTAGAATCATTGACCACTTCGTTTGTAACGCAGCTAATATGGTTGACTTAGGTGGACTTACAAGCCTTTGGTACTTATTTGGAGCAAGAGATCAAGCTTATGATTTATTATCAAAACTAACAGGTGCTAGACTTACAAATACTTACACAAGAATTGGTGGTTTAGAGTTTGATTTATATGATGGATTTGCTGAAGATTTAGAAGAGGTTCTAAAAACTGCAGAAAAAAGTATAGATGATGTATTATCTTTAATTGCTCATAACAGAATTTATCAAGACAGAACTCAAGATGTTGGAGTTATAAAACCTGATTTTGCTTTAGCAAATGGTATCTCAGGACCAAATTTAAGAGCAGCTGGAGTTGCTCATGATTTAAGAAAAGATAAGCCATATTATGGATATGAAAATTTTGATTTTGATGTAGTAATAGGTAGTCATGGTGATGTTTATGACAGAATGATGTGTAGGTTTGAAGAGTCAATTCAATCTATCAAAATTATTAGACAGGCTATGAAAAATATGCCAGAAGGTCCTATTAATATATATGCACCAAATGTTGTACTACC comes from the Aliarcobacter cibarius genome and includes:
- a CDS encoding threonine/serine exporter family protein — translated: MKNLSYEEQSIITRGIIKAAVLMSEYGAESILIEQTAQRLGKALGANSVELSLIPSAIVLTTLYNDQSVTTTRRVHHKPINMSIVCEIQKIVLKMEKNDHDINYLYTILKNIEPNYYNRWLVVIMVGLACSSFAYLQGGDLLSLVTTFAASSIAMFTRQELAKRRFVMIITFGITAFVATLIAGISKMYGFSSTPNIALAASILLLAPGFAFVNSFLDSFKGYMMMGWGRWMEGSILTLATSVGVIFAIALLKI
- a CDS encoding NADH-quinone oxidoreductase subunit A, which produces MSTELILASTIFIAIGVVLSLFFVSTKHIGPNNKDSIIKNSVYESGVTNPIGTTKIRFSIKFYLVAISFLLFDVELVYMFPWAINVVELGYMGLVKMFIFMGLLFAGLIYIYKKKALLWD
- a CDS encoding threonine/serine exporter family protein; this encodes MELILKLVIEGIFASFASLGFGMVFNVPKYTLKYCALGGAIVYDLRTIFLSLDFGIEISTFFASAIIGIIALYWSRKYKIPRPVYTVASIIPILPGTYAFSAMISLIDINRYGINPELIEIFIHNGLKSVSILFAITFGLVLPSLYFLRLNRPVI
- a CDS encoding NADH-quinone oxidoreductase subunit D; the encoded protein is MLKCDLLIDSKDLRETILRLKKDEDYTILLDIAGIDYLKFPDTTPSRFALVYVLRSSDFKKEITVKTFVSDETLSLDSIYDIFASANWAEREAYDQYGIKFLNHPNLKRVLNHKQFIGHPLRKDYTITKGQICTETDDLMDEMAPLLESKGYTKEEIEDLMLLNVGPSHPASHGTIRNFVAMEGETITACVTEIGYLHRGFEKACEHHTYSQVIPYTDRLNYCSAILNNIGWAKAIEEMLNIEITPRAKMIRVVIGELSRIIDHFVCNAANMVDLGGLTSLWYLFGARDQAYDLLSKLTGARLTNTYTRIGGLEFDLYDGFAEDLEEVLKTAEKSIDDVLSLIAHNRIYQDRTQDVGVIKPDFALANGISGPNLRAAGVAHDLRKDKPYYGYENFDFDVVIGSHGDVYDRMMCRFEESIQSIKIIRQAMKNMPEGPINIYAPNVVLPLKKDVYGNIEGLMNQFKLTFEGIIVPKGEYYSSTEAANGELGFFTVSDGSGRPYRVKCRPPCFYSLAAYSKIVEGTMLADAVITMASLNFIAGEFDR
- a CDS encoding menaquinone biosynthesis decarboxylase, with the protein product MKKAIELLKKHNLLKIIDDELDINLEVPHVAYVEVKRPDSKAVLFTNVVDKKNNKKFKEPVLMNVFCNEEAVKLFIGDGNKIAAEIESLLKLKPPVTFSEKLSTFGKLFSLKNTIPKKLKGKGECQEVIKLGNDAKLSDLPVITTWEEDGGPFITMGQVYTQSLNGELKNLGMYRLQVFPDNTLGMHWQIHKDSNHFFHEYKKAGKKMPVSIGIGGDPMYIWCGQAPLPIGVFELMLYGFVKNSPARLVKSITNDIWVPEDNDYIIEGFVDTSKLKIEGPFGDHTGYYTLEEEFPFMEVSAITSKKDPVFLATVVGKPPLEDKYMGYATERIFLPLLKTTAPDLIDYYMPENGVYHNLILAKINSFYPGHANQMMHAFWGVGQMSFVKHAIFVNNDAPKLTSHDEIIRYILNRINIEDILVTKGVVDHLDHSSPKFAVGGKLGLDCTGDEIQELGITLLEDTELLNKMQNITNEIRSLKQYYKDTKNPICVISVDKKRSQKYIFEDLKPLFPHIKILVIVDEKANDLENPYMLIWRVTNNIDSNRDLFIEGNTLCLDGTNKNSFDNFSRRWPGDVNCTKEVIDSLRSRKIIDIDDEFIKTHQLY
- a CDS encoding NADH-quinone oxidoreductase subunit B, whose product is MGLGIESSLGDSILTTKLDAAVNWGRSYSLWPMAFGTACCGIEFMAVAASRYDVSRFGAEVVRFSPRQADLLIVAGTISYKQAPILKKIYEQMCEPKWVISMGACACSGGFYDNYATVQGIDEIIPVDEYVAGCPPRPEAVLDAIMRIQEKAKNESIIKDRVKEYKGFLDA